The genomic DNA AATTTTAGCTACAAATACGTCTTCTATTTCTATTACTCAAATTGCTGCAGTTACTAACAGACCAGAAAAAGTAATTGGAATGCATTTTATGAATCCAGTGCCAATTATGAAATTGGTTGAGATCATTAGAGGCTACAACACATCTGATGAAGTAATGCAAACCATTTTAGATTTATCTAAGAAAATTGGAAAATCGCCGGTTGAAGTAAATGATTACCCAGGTTTTGTGGCAAACAGAATTTTAATGCCCATGATTAACGAATCTATTGAAACGTTATACAATGGTGTTGCTGGTGTTGCGGAAATTGATACGGTTATGAAGCTAGGAATGGCTCACCCAATGGGACCTTTGCAATTAGCAGATTTTATTGGTTTAGACGTTTGTTTATCTATTCTAAATGTATTGCACGACGGTTTTAAAAACCCTAAGTATGCGCCTTGTCCTTTGTTAGTTAACATGGTAATGGCGGGGAAATTAGGTGTTAAATCTGGTGAAGGTTTTTATGATTATTCAGAAAATAGAAAAGCAGAAGAAGTTGCAAAAATGTTTAGTTAAACAAAAAAAATGCTATGAAATCGAAAGAAAATGACTTTTTTGTTAATACAGTTATTCTAAAATATAAAGCACTGTCAAAGAAAGAAAAATCTATTATTAATTTATGCTTGGATCTCTTTTTAGCTCTTTTTATTATTGGAAAACTTTACAATGCAGGAGAAGTTCTTGGTGAATTTTTGTATAATATTAATAATTAAATTAGAATCATTTTAAGTTATTTTACAAATTTTTCTTTAAGAATTTATTATTATGAAAAAAAAAGTGCTATTTTTTTTAGTATTTGCTAGTTTTTTTTGTGCTGCGCAAGAAACAAAAAAAGGAATTTTAAACATTAAAAAAATAGGACTTTTATATAACAATGCAAATGAGCAAAATTTTATTTTTGATGATGAAGATTACTCCTATAAAACAAATACTTA from Polaribacter sp. ALD11 includes the following:
- a CDS encoding 3-hydroxybutyryl-CoA dehydrogenase, producing MKNIAVIGAGTMGNGIAHTFAQFNYNVHLIDISDASLAKGIATISKNLDRMVVKEKISEADKTQTLANITTFTSITEGVKNMDLVVEAATENLDLKLKIFKELDAVCVEKTILATNTSSISITQIAAVTNRPEKVIGMHFMNPVPIMKLVEIIRGYNTSDEVMQTILDLSKKIGKSPVEVNDYPGFVANRILMPMINESIETLYNGVAGVAEIDTVMKLGMAHPMGPLQLADFIGLDVCLSILNVLHDGFKNPKYAPCPLLVNMVMAGKLGVKSGEGFYDYSENRKAEEVAKMFS